A single region of the Thermoleophilum album genome encodes:
- a CDS encoding putative bifunctional diguanylate cyclase/phosphodiesterase has protein sequence MGKEAPQQPAAAAAVSDPSGPAQPRNIRRRATERTPRLTARFTLYVSLAFLGIAALAVVLAGSWAVSRARAEAVRQARLVAHVIVAPALRSKTAEGAARQATSATFDRTVRRSALSDGALRLKVHSAEGRIWYSTRRAEVGGPSERPDAVRQAMRRGSTTRIATIAVGDNTQKAIEAYVRTRTAGGVPVVVELYKDFAPAVRAERRKLAAFAAMFGLVLVALYVATLPILVRAGRRMREQVQAIQRHAYYDPLTGLPNRALFRDRVAAVMAEPAARFAVAIVDLARFREVNDTLGHRAGDRLLNGIARTLRMEMPARDTVARLGEDEFGVLAHGVAGTDGAARLAARLREIVAEPQRVGDLDLEMQCSIGIALYPDHARDPETLVRCADIAVQASTSAGDLVVYHDTLDDYSPARLTLAAELRRAIAEDALTVLYQPQADIESGRIRSCEALVRWEHPELGLLTPDKFIPLAERTGIIRELTTYVIRRSLAQCREWQERGVDLGVAVNISGLDVLDIEFPDRVRALLDEAGIEPARLELEITENTVLDDPARARAVLDRLTEFGVRVAIDDFGSGNSSLGYLKRLPVEILKIDKSFVLGMNSDPDNGVIVRSTIDLGHNLGLRVVAEGVEDEAAWNTLAQLGCDIAQGYLLGKPSPPEVIERLVRERTATA, from the coding sequence GTGGGCAAGGAAGCACCGCAGCAGCCCGCGGCAGCCGCAGCCGTAAGCGATCCGTCCGGACCGGCGCAGCCAAGGAACATCCGGCGCCGCGCTACCGAGCGCACCCCCCGGCTCACGGCCCGCTTCACGCTGTACGTGTCGCTCGCCTTCTTGGGAATCGCAGCTCTCGCTGTCGTGCTCGCCGGCAGCTGGGCGGTTTCTCGTGCCCGCGCGGAGGCAGTCCGTCAGGCGCGGCTGGTCGCGCACGTGATCGTCGCGCCGGCTCTGCGCAGCAAGACTGCGGAGGGCGCTGCGCGGCAGGCGACCAGCGCCACGTTCGACCGGACCGTGCGCCGCAGCGCGCTGTCCGATGGCGCTTTGCGACTCAAGGTCCACTCGGCTGAAGGCCGGATCTGGTACTCGACGCGCCGCGCCGAGGTGGGCGGCCCCTCCGAGCGGCCGGACGCCGTGCGCCAAGCGATGCGCCGCGGCAGCACGACGCGGATCGCGACGATCGCAGTCGGCGACAACACCCAGAAGGCGATCGAAGCCTACGTTCGCACTCGCACCGCCGGTGGCGTGCCGGTGGTCGTCGAGCTGTACAAGGACTTCGCGCCCGCCGTGCGTGCTGAGCGCCGCAAGCTCGCCGCTTTCGCGGCCATGTTCGGGCTCGTTCTCGTTGCGCTGTACGTGGCGACGCTGCCGATCCTCGTGCGCGCGGGACGGCGGATGCGCGAGCAGGTGCAGGCCATCCAACGGCACGCCTACTACGACCCGCTGACCGGCCTGCCGAACCGCGCGCTGTTCCGCGACCGTGTCGCCGCGGTGATGGCCGAGCCGGCGGCGCGCTTCGCTGTCGCGATCGTCGACCTCGCGCGCTTCCGCGAGGTCAACGACACTCTCGGCCACCGCGCCGGCGACCGCTTGCTGAACGGGATCGCCCGAACGCTAAGGATGGAGATGCCCGCGCGCGACACCGTCGCGCGGCTCGGTGAGGACGAGTTCGGAGTGCTCGCTCACGGCGTCGCCGGAACCGACGGCGCGGCGCGACTCGCCGCACGTCTACGCGAGATCGTGGCGGAGCCGCAGCGCGTCGGTGATCTTGACCTCGAGATGCAGTGCAGCATCGGCATCGCTCTATACCCAGACCACGCGCGCGATCCCGAGACACTCGTCCGCTGCGCCGACATCGCCGTCCAAGCGAGCACCAGTGCCGGCGACCTCGTCGTCTACCACGACACGCTCGACGACTACTCCCCTGCGCGGCTGACGCTGGCCGCCGAGCTGCGGCGCGCGATCGCCGAGGACGCGCTCACGGTTCTTTACCAGCCGCAAGCCGACATCGAGAGCGGACGGATCCGCAGCTGCGAGGCGCTCGTGCGCTGGGAGCATCCGGAGCTCGGCCTGCTCACCCCCGACAAGTTCATTCCCCTTGCCGAGCGCACCGGCATCATCCGCGAGCTCACCACCTACGTGATCAGGCGCTCGCTCGCGCAGTGCCGGGAGTGGCAGGAGCGCGGTGTCGATCTCGGTGTAGCCGTGAACATCTCGGGGCTGGACGTGCTCGACATCGAGTTCCCGGACCGGGTGCGCGCGCTGCTCGACGAGGCAGGCATCGAGCCGGCACGGCTCGAGCTCGAGATCACCGAGAACACGGTCCTCGACGACCCGGCGCGGGCGCGCGCCGTCCTCGACCGCTTGACCGAGTTCGGGGTCCGCGTCGCGATCGACGACTTCGGTTCCGGCAACTCGTCGCTCGGCTACCTCAAGCGCCTGCCGGTCGAGATCCTCAAGATCGACAAGTCGTTCGTGCTCGGCATGAACAGCGATCCCGACAACGGCGTGATCGTGCGCTCGACGATCGACCTCGGGCACAACCTCGGGCTGCGCGTGGTGGCCGAGGGCGTCGAGGACGAGGCGGCGTGGAACACGCTCGCCCAGCTCGGCTGCGACATCGCGCAGGGATACCTGCTCGGCAAGCCGTCGCCACCTGAGGTGATCGAGCGGCTCGTGCGCGAGCGCACGGCTACCGCCTAG
- a CDS encoding cytochrome c maturation protein CcmE, giving the protein MDVRRRRSLRLVVALTCAVLLAGALLYTSFGSATEATSPSDVLDGRARGEVQLAGVVVRDSVERRGDTLRFRIRDRGGRRSLAVVYRGLVPDPFREGREVIVSGRMRGGVFVAERDSLITKCPSKYTKERKPAPARESS; this is encoded by the coding sequence ATGGATGTCCGCCGCAGGCGCTCGCTACGGCTGGTGGTGGCGCTCACCTGCGCCGTGTTGCTAGCGGGTGCGCTGCTCTACACGAGCTTCGGGTCGGCGACCGAGGCGACTTCGCCGTCGGACGTGCTCGACGGGCGCGCACGCGGCGAGGTACAGCTCGCCGGCGTCGTGGTGCGCGATTCGGTCGAGCGCCGCGGTGACACGTTGCGTTTCCGCATCCGCGACCGCGGCGGCCGTCGGTCGCTTGCGGTCGTCTACCGCGGCCTAGTGCCCGACCCTTTCCGGGAGGGGCGCGAGGTGATCGTCTCGGGGCGGATGCGCGGGGGTGTCTTCGTGGCCGAGCGCGACTCGCTGATCACGAAGTGTCCGTCGAAGTACACCAAGGAGCGCAAGCCCGCCCCCGCTCGGGAGTCGTCCTAG
- a CDS encoding heme lyase CcmF/NrfE family subunit produces the protein MAALGAGILLAALAVAVTGVALAVAARRSGRHEYVAAARRAVYALAALLATAFVLAEIAYLRSDLSLAMVAESSSTDTPTFYKLTAIWSTQEGSLLFWVLLLALYSAVALRLARGRLRDATPVAIALLSSLATFFLALLVFWESPFAELRPAAAEGNGLNPLLRHPAMMFHPPMLYLGYVGFAIPFAFCVGSLWVGRTGAEWIALTRRFALAAWTFLSAGILLGALWSYGELGWGGYWAWDPVENASLMPWLTGTALIHSVMVQERRRMLAVWNAALVCATFVLAITGTFLVRSGVLSSIHAFGDSTVGPQFLALIAGTTALSAWLVARRAPALRAAGRIESWLSREALFLVNNLLLVGLALVVLWGTFFPLVSEAVSGRRATLGPPWFAAATRPLAVALVLVTALGTAAAWRRVRPRALLLALAPGLVAAMAAVAAGAPLGLLDRPAAATMVVACALLGGVVAGELVRGARARRRALGEPLPLAALRLVSRNRRRYGGFLVHAGIALLLVGIAVSSSFPERRDVRLRPGEAVTVGGYTVRYLEPTAYVLEDPSGTGAPVVLGARLEAQRGSERVRLEPARNFYPSRAGNGIIASYFEGEATSEVALRSSLVRDLWVAVRPDVSGLVAVARGLDRRLHTPTPMQQLRALAALAEIYRRDPPPAAFRVLVSPLVAWIWVGAGIALCGALLALWPRSRRWVRRPLADARASEPSRNGSARSGRPAADARPLVGARLGGNGNGDGGTGGPGCGDGGLGSSREAQVAGEPPTVVERR, from the coding sequence GTGGCTGCTCTGGGCGCCGGCATCCTCCTAGCGGCGCTCGCGGTTGCGGTAACCGGCGTCGCTCTGGCAGTTGCGGCGCGTCGCAGCGGCCGCCACGAGTACGTAGCCGCGGCACGCCGTGCCGTCTACGCCCTGGCGGCGCTCCTCGCTACGGCGTTCGTCCTCGCCGAGATCGCCTACCTGCGCTCCGACCTGTCGCTGGCGATGGTCGCCGAGTCGTCGTCGACCGACACGCCGACCTTCTACAAGCTGACGGCGATCTGGTCGACCCAGGAGGGCTCGCTGCTGTTCTGGGTGCTGCTGCTCGCTCTCTACTCCGCCGTCGCCTTGCGTCTCGCACGCGGCCGCCTACGCGACGCCACGCCGGTGGCGATCGCCCTGCTCTCGTCGCTCGCCACCTTCTTCCTCGCACTGCTCGTGTTCTGGGAGAGCCCGTTCGCCGAGTTGCGGCCGGCGGCCGCCGAAGGCAACGGCCTGAACCCGTTGCTGCGCCACCCGGCGATGATGTTCCACCCGCCGATGCTCTACCTCGGCTACGTCGGGTTCGCGATTCCGTTCGCGTTCTGCGTCGGTTCGCTGTGGGTGGGGCGCACCGGCGCCGAGTGGATCGCGCTGACGCGGCGCTTCGCGCTCGCTGCCTGGACGTTCCTGAGCGCGGGGATCCTGCTCGGCGCGCTGTGGTCGTACGGCGAGCTTGGCTGGGGTGGCTACTGGGCGTGGGATCCGGTCGAGAACGCTTCGCTGATGCCCTGGCTCACCGGCACCGCGCTGATCCACTCGGTGATGGTGCAGGAGCGGCGGCGGATGCTGGCCGTGTGGAACGCGGCGCTCGTGTGCGCCACCTTCGTGCTCGCGATCACCGGCACCTTCCTGGTCCGCTCGGGCGTGCTGAGCTCGATCCACGCGTTCGGCGACTCCACCGTCGGTCCCCAGTTCCTCGCGTTGATCGCGGGCACCACCGCACTTTCGGCGTGGCTCGTGGCGCGCCGCGCGCCGGCGCTGCGTGCGGCAGGTCGCATCGAGTCGTGGCTGTCGCGCGAAGCGCTGTTCTTGGTCAACAACCTGCTGCTCGTAGGCCTCGCGCTGGTGGTGCTGTGGGGGACCTTCTTTCCCCTGGTCTCCGAGGCGGTGAGCGGGCGTCGGGCCACCCTCGGCCCGCCCTGGTTCGCGGCAGCGACGCGTCCACTGGCGGTCGCGTTGGTTTTGGTGACAGCGCTGGGCACGGCGGCGGCGTGGCGGCGTGTGCGTCCGCGCGCGCTCCTGCTGGCGCTGGCTCCGGGACTCGTGGCTGCCATGGCAGCGGTCGCAGCGGGTGCGCCGCTCGGTCTTCTCGACCGTCCGGCGGCGGCGACGATGGTGGTGGCGTGCGCGCTGCTTGGCGGCGTCGTCGCCGGCGAGCTGGTGCGCGGGGCGCGCGCTCGCCGGCGCGCGCTCGGCGAACCGCTGCCGCTCGCGGCGCTGCGCCTCGTCTCTCGCAACCGCCGCCGCTACGGCGGTTTTCTGGTGCACGCGGGCATCGCTCTGTTGCTGGTCGGGATAGCGGTGTCGTCGTCGTTCCCCGAGCGCCGCGACGTGCGCTTGCGCCCGGGCGAGGCGGTGACGGTTGGTGGCTACACGGTCCGCTACCTCGAGCCGACGGCGTATGTGCTCGAAGATCCCTCGGGCACGGGAGCTCCGGTGGTGCTCGGCGCTCGGCTCGAGGCGCAGCGCGGCAGCGAGCGAGTGCGGCTCGAGCCGGCGCGCAACTTCTACCCCTCGCGCGCAGGTAACGGCATCATCGCTAGCTACTTCGAAGGCGAGGCGACGAGCGAGGTAGCGCTGCGCAGCTCGCTCGTGCGCGACCTCTGGGTCGCGGTGCGCCCCGACGTGTCCGGGCTCGTCGCGGTCGCGCGCGGACTCGACCGGCGGCTGCACACCCCAACGCCGATGCAGCAACTGAGGGCCCTGGCCGCCCTCGCAGAGATCTATCGGCGCGACCCGCCGCCGGCGGCGTTCCGCGTGCTCGTCTCGCCGCTCGTCGCTTGGATCTGGGTCGGTGCCGGGATCGCGCTGTGCGGGGCGCTGCTTGCCCTCTGGCCACGTTCGCGGCGTTGGGTTCGCCGCCCGCTGGCCGATGCCCGGGCTAGCGAGCCATCGCGCAACGGCAGCGCCCGCAGCGGGCGCCCGGCGGCGGACGCACGTCCGCTGGTCGGAGCCCGCCTTGGCGGCAACGGCAACGGCGATGGCGGCACGGGGGGGCCCGGCTGCGGCGATGGCGGCCTAGGGAGCAGCCGCGAAGCGCAAGTAGCTGGCGAGCCTCCGACGGTCGTGGAGCGGCGCTGA
- the secG gene encoding preprotein translocase subunit SecG translates to MEAVLSAALVLVSALLIALVLMHSGRDSGLSGAFGVGTGQGPLGGGSLVERNLNRWTIAIAIVYVGLVVALLKI, encoded by the coding sequence GTGGAAGCCGTCCTCAGCGCCGCCCTCGTTCTCGTCTCCGCGCTCCTCATCGCGCTCGTCCTGATGCACTCGGGTCGCGACTCCGGCTTGTCGGGCGCGTTCGGGGTCGGCACCGGGCAAGGGCCGCTGGGCGGGGGCTCGCTCGTCGAGCGCAACCTCAACCGCTGGACGATCGCGATCGCGATCGTCTACGTCGGCCTCGTCGTCGCGCTGCTCAAGATCTAG
- a CDS encoding metallophosphoesterase encodes MTVRDAGARPRIRLVTPPAVPATLLVVPDIGAPARPSGRESIAAKEVATMAGRLATVHALANVRGDVERLTEALGAIPADDASAVVLVGDISSDGSAESFRAVLRTLGEADQRVYWVPGASDAPVTHFLRESYNVEVVFPKLRNVHGTFAFAPGYVLLAGMGGEITDDPEAAREERERLRYPGWEAELRFKPLAELDDHPRLFLFSTRPRHKGQQEQGSQTVAELINTFRPRTVIVPAGGGDTCSELLGSSHVVSVADFATAGPVAVDVTTGEVVSSAVSPS; translated from the coding sequence GTGACGGTCCGAGACGCCGGCGCCCGGCCCCGCATCCGGCTTGTGACGCCGCCGGCCGTTCCCGCCACACTCCTCGTTGTGCCCGACATAGGCGCGCCCGCGCGGCCGAGCGGGCGCGAGTCGATCGCAGCGAAGGAGGTCGCGACGATGGCCGGTCGTTTGGCAACAGTGCATGCGCTCGCGAACGTGAGGGGCGACGTCGAACGTCTGACCGAGGCGCTCGGCGCGATCCCGGCCGACGACGCGTCAGCGGTCGTGCTCGTCGGCGACATCTCGTCCGATGGATCGGCCGAGAGTTTCCGCGCCGTCCTGCGGACGCTCGGAGAGGCTGACCAGCGCGTGTACTGGGTACCAGGCGCCAGCGATGCCCCGGTCACCCACTTCCTGCGCGAGAGCTACAACGTGGAAGTCGTCTTTCCGAAACTGCGCAACGTGCACGGGACGTTCGCGTTCGCACCGGGTTACGTGCTTCTGGCCGGGATGGGCGGCGAGATCACCGACGATCCCGAAGCCGCACGCGAGGAGCGCGAGCGGCTCCGCTACCCGGGGTGGGAGGCGGAGTTGCGGTTCAAACCGCTGGCCGAGCTCGACGATCACCCGCGCCTGTTCCTGTTTTCGACGCGCCCGCGCCACAAGGGGCAGCAAGAGCAGGGAAGTCAGACCGTGGCCGAACTCATCAACACCTTTCGGCCGCGCACGGTGATCGTTCCGGCTGGCGGCGGCGACACGTGCAGCGAGCTATTGGGAAGCTCGCACGTCGTCTCCGTGGCTGACTTCGCGACGGCAGGCCCGGTCGCAGTCGACGTCACAACTGGCGAGGTCGTGTCTTCGGCCGTCTCGCCGAGCTGA
- the lexA gene encoding transcriptional repressor LexA, which translates to MSGVDGEQRGERVAALPRRRAAVLAFIARYQRERGFPPTVREIAKGAGLSSPATVHAHLAALEREGWLRRDPSKPRAIELLPRAREATAAAVTDAPRKTAPATAVAGASGARRLPLVGRVAAGTPLLAEEHWEGLVSVPAQAGGDRGDFVLAVRGDSMRDAGILDGDWVVVRRQDTADNGDVVVALVGGEEATVKRFFHDGDTVRLEPANPRYEPIRTRDARIVGRVVGVLRRLP; encoded by the coding sequence ATGAGCGGCGTCGATGGCGAGCAGCGCGGTGAGCGCGTGGCGGCACTCCCACGGCGGCGCGCTGCCGTGCTCGCGTTCATCGCCCGCTACCAGCGCGAGCGTGGCTTTCCGCCCACCGTGCGCGAGATAGCGAAAGGCGCAGGGCTGTCTTCGCCGGCCACGGTGCACGCCCATCTTGCGGCGCTCGAGCGCGAAGGCTGGCTACGGCGCGACCCTTCGAAACCGCGCGCGATCGAGCTCCTGCCACGCGCCCGTGAGGCGACAGCCGCCGCTGTCACGGACGCTCCACGTAAGACCGCACCCGCCACGGCCGTGGCTGGCGCGTCGGGCGCGCGCCGGTTGCCGCTCGTCGGCCGCGTTGCGGCCGGTACACCGCTCCTCGCCGAGGAACACTGGGAAGGACTTGTGTCCGTGCCCGCGCAGGCCGGCGGCGACCGTGGCGACTTCGTGCTCGCGGTGCGCGGCGATTCGATGCGCGACGCCGGAATCCTCGATGGCGACTGGGTTGTGGTGCGCAGGCAGGACACCGCCGACAACGGCGACGTGGTGGTGGCGCTCGTCGGGGGCGAAGAGGCGACCGTCAAGCGCTTCTTCCACGATGGCGACACCGTCCGTCTGGAACCGGCGAACCCGCGCTACGAGCCGATCCGCACACGCGACGCACGCATCGTCGGGCGCGTTGTCGGTGTGCTCAGGCGGCTCCCGTAG
- a CDS encoding c-type cytochrome, with translation MGVIVVLLPFLVAGLIVAFAAFFGGPSGARQAYLTGGPRLFRVTVGLIVAVCGIVVPALAIAAKQDALGGVGSLRNEAAEGQLARGKQLFKEVCATCHTLDAVQAKGVVGPNLDQLAPLDRERVLRAIRIGGTGQQRMPAGLLSGEDAQAVATYVARVAGRAP, from the coding sequence ATGGGCGTAATCGTCGTTCTGCTTCCGTTCCTCGTCGCCGGCTTGATCGTCGCTTTCGCCGCTTTCTTCGGGGGTCCGTCCGGTGCGCGGCAGGCTTATCTGACGGGCGGGCCGCGCCTCTTCCGGGTGACCGTCGGCCTCATCGTTGCGGTGTGCGGGATCGTCGTGCCGGCGCTCGCGATCGCGGCGAAACAGGACGCGCTCGGTGGTGTCGGGTCGCTGCGCAACGAAGCTGCCGAAGGCCAGCTCGCGCGCGGCAAGCAGCTCTTCAAGGAAGTGTGCGCCACCTGCCACACGCTCGATGCCGTGCAGGCCAAGGGTGTGGTAGGTCCGAACCTCGACCAGCTCGCGCCGCTCGACCGCGAGCGGGTTCTGCGCGCGATCCGCATCGGCGGCACCGGCCAGCAACGGATGCCGGCGGGTCTCTTGAGCGGCGAGGACGCCCAGGCTGTGGCTACGTACGTAGCGCGGGTGGCCGGCCGCGCCCCCTGA
- a CDS encoding carboxymuconolactone decarboxylase family protein: MAKSRESRFQVHDELTAPEQSLAVLRAALARGARISNFVGVLAGAPAVLRGYARFLAELRAGKLPRDTQARIAVAVAAHEHSDYQAVHAQRLARNAGLGLDEIAVAREFDSFDERHAVLLRYLKAVLESDDAPPEHLQEEAREAGWSDEQLLEAIAHLGLWRWACLMARAANVPVEAASGLRGDLVEAA; encoded by the coding sequence ATGGCTAAAAGCCGAGAGAGCAGGTTCCAGGTACACGACGAGCTGACGGCGCCCGAGCAAAGCCTCGCTGTGCTGCGCGCCGCTCTGGCGCGTGGTGCGCGCATCAGCAACTTTGTCGGGGTGCTTGCCGGCGCGCCAGCTGTGCTGCGCGGCTACGCGCGTTTCCTCGCCGAGCTTCGAGCAGGGAAGCTGCCGCGCGACACGCAGGCGCGCATCGCTGTCGCCGTCGCTGCCCACGAGCACAGCGACTACCAAGCGGTCCACGCCCAACGGCTGGCGCGCAACGCCGGCCTCGGGCTCGACGAGATCGCGGTGGCGCGCGAGTTCGACTCCTTCGACGAGCGCCACGCGGTTCTTCTGCGCTACCTGAAAGCGGTGCTCGAGAGCGACGACGCTCCGCCCGAGCACCTCCAGGAGGAGGCGCGCGAAGCGGGCTGGAGCGACGAGCAGCTACTCGAAGCGATCGCCCACCTCGGTCTGTGGCGCTGGGCGTGCCTGATGGCGCGCGCCGCGAACGTACCAGTCGAGGCGGCATCGGGTTTGCGCGGCGATCTCGTCGAGGCGGCCTGA
- a CDS encoding winged helix-turn-helix transcriptional regulator — translation MGGEGSKTAELIAAASRSQTAADRTAPAADFGPSNAESGPASPTAAGARCEREPCCSLYHQAVELIGKRWTGAIILVLMPGPLRFCEIKRLVPQLSDRLLSERLKELEAEGIVERRELRDSPPRVEYTLTDKGRALEPVVRALKRWAHAWL, via the coding sequence GTGGGAGGGGAAGGGTCGAAGACGGCTGAGCTGATAGCGGCAGCGAGCCGCTCGCAGACGGCCGCCGACCGCACCGCTCCCGCCGCCGACTTCGGGCCCTCGAACGCCGAAAGTGGGCCTGCCTCCCCGACCGCCGCTGGCGCTCGGTGCGAGCGCGAGCCTTGCTGCTCTCTCTACCACCAGGCGGTCGAACTGATCGGCAAGCGCTGGACGGGCGCGATCATCCTCGTGCTGATGCCGGGCCCGCTGCGCTTCTGCGAGATCAAGCGGCTCGTGCCGCAGCTCTCCGACCGGCTGCTGTCGGAGCGCCTCAAAGAGCTCGAGGCCGAGGGCATCGTCGAGCGGCGCGAGTTGCGTGACTCGCCGCCACGCGTCGAGTACACCCTCACCGACAAGGGCCGGGCCCTCGAGCCGGTGGTGCGCGCGCTCAAGCGCTGGGCCCACGCCTGGCTTTGA
- a CDS encoding glutamine synthetase family protein, with protein MSERPQTADDVKAIVEERNIRFVRLWFTDILGQLKSFSINAAELDDAFEGGMGFDGSSITGFNAIEESDMIAMPDPKTFAILPWRPEEQGVGRMFCDILTPEREPYEGDPRYVLRRTLERAKQMGFDHFYVGPELEFFYFKNAKAENGKPEILDEGGYFDLTTLDAGTDVRRETVLALERLGIHVEYSHHEVGPSQHEVDMRYADALEMADNTMTYRITVKEIAMKYGWHATFMPKPLFGVNGSGMHTHQSLFRGDKNAFFDPDDQYFLSDTAKRFIAGQLRHAREISSIFAQWVNSYKRLVPGYEAPVYCAWSRRNRSALIRVPLYHPGKEQATRAEIRCPDPACNPYLTFAVLLAAGLEGIEKGYELPEPMEKNLYHLSPEERKRLGIEQLPETLGEAIELTAESELVLRTLGEHIFNRYIEIKRQEWEEYRVQVTQWELDRYLPIL; from the coding sequence GTGAGCGAAAGACCGCAGACCGCTGACGACGTAAAGGCGATCGTCGAAGAGCGCAACATCCGCTTCGTTCGCCTCTGGTTCACCGACATCCTCGGGCAGCTCAAGAGCTTCTCGATCAACGCCGCCGAGCTCGACGATGCGTTCGAGGGCGGCATGGGTTTCGATGGCTCTTCGATCACCGGCTTCAACGCGATCGAAGAGTCGGACATGATCGCGATGCCCGACCCGAAGACGTTCGCGATCCTCCCTTGGCGTCCGGAGGAGCAGGGCGTGGGGCGGATGTTCTGTGACATCCTCACGCCCGAGCGCGAGCCTTACGAGGGCGACCCGCGCTACGTGTTGCGGCGCACGCTCGAGCGCGCCAAGCAGATGGGCTTCGACCACTTCTACGTCGGGCCCGAGCTCGAGTTCTTCTACTTCAAGAACGCCAAAGCCGAGAACGGCAAGCCTGAGATCCTCGACGAGGGCGGCTACTTCGATCTCACGACGCTCGACGCCGGCACCGACGTGCGCCGCGAGACGGTGCTCGCGCTCGAGCGTCTCGGCATCCACGTCGAGTACTCGCACCATGAGGTCGGCCCCTCGCAGCACGAGGTCGACATGCGCTACGCCGACGCGCTCGAGATGGCCGACAACACGATGACCTACCGCATCACGGTCAAAGAGATCGCGATGAAGTACGGGTGGCACGCGACCTTCATGCCGAAACCGCTGTTCGGCGTGAACGGGTCAGGGATGCACACCCACCAGTCGCTCTTCCGCGGCGACAAGAACGCCTTCTTCGATCCCGACGACCAGTACTTCCTCTCCGACACCGCCAAGCGCTTCATCGCCGGTCAGCTGCGGCACGCACGCGAGATCTCGTCGATCTTCGCCCAGTGGGTCAACTCCTACAAGCGGCTCGTGCCCGGGTACGAGGCGCCCGTGTACTGCGCGTGGTCGCGGCGCAACCGTTCGGCGCTTATCCGCGTCCCTCTCTACCACCCGGGCAAGGAGCAGGCCACGCGCGCCGAGATCCGCTGTCCCGACCCGGCGTGCAACCCCTACCTCACGTTCGCGGTGCTGCTCGCCGCCGGGCTCGAGGGGATCGAGAAGGGCTACGAGCTGCCCGAGCCGATGGAGAAGAACCTCTATCACCTCAGCCCCGAAGAGCGGAAGCGGCTCGGGATCGAGCAGTTGCCGGAGACGCTCGGCGAGGCGATCGAGCTGACCGCCGAGTCGGAGCTCGTGCTGCGCACGCTCGGCGAGCACATCTTCAACCGCTACATCGAGATCAAGCGCCAGGAGTGGGAGGAGTACCGGGTGCAGGTCACCCAGTGGGAGCTCGATCGCTATCTCCCGATCCTCTAA